Within Crassostrea angulata isolate pt1a10 chromosome 2, ASM2561291v2, whole genome shotgun sequence, the genomic segment aatgaatgCTGTTACTTACAACGTGAGCTTTGATTAAGCTATGTTTACTAattctatattatttttacgaTCTCGAAGCATACTTTTTAAAACTATGTACTGGCCTTGGATCAGTCCAtctatacatgcatgtatagtCGCATGTAGGAGAAAGGGATCAAACTGACCTTATACCACAtggttacatgtacaattagtttttgtttgtatttaggTTGTATATGTTCACTCCAGCACGTTAATTTATGAGTAATAGTTGTGttacaatgcactggtgagaaattgTTGTTATTAGCTTATGCCAGTATATTTATAATGCCTTTTATCTGGACATCATATACCAGATTTAGAAATTTTTTGCAGGTTTTTCATCTTTTGGAAATGGAAGACCAACTTGTGGAGAATATGGAGATAgatgaagatacatgtaattatagcTCAAAggtatatattattaaatggTTAGTACCAAAAGCCATTTAACAATGTATTTATACAGCATGTGAATAATAgaattgaatatttatatatttttttaattatgatgCGTTTTCGCAGAGTGTGATAGTAagaccagagacataaataacatgaatGTTATTCATATCTCTGGTTAGACTACTACCGTTGCACACACCAGAAAGCTCAATTGGTAGATCACATGACCAGTAGATTCAGGGTCCCAGGTTCTAGTCCTAGTCTCGTCTGTCATGATATTTCCATCTtacttttataatattaaaatcttttcgAATTTACAAATTCAATAGTACAAAAAGGCAAATTTACATGTGATATACTTCGTGATGATGCTTCTGTTATATGAATGTGTCTGTTCCTCTCTCATAGGGAACATACCCTCTttattcaaacataaaaaataaatcgtaatacatgtacaaatctcAGAATGCCTAATTAGGTTTTTAGTTGGCTCaatgaaatttatcaaattttgataatatagTTAACCAACATAAGATCTTTGAAAATTAGTTTCTGTGCAACAGGCTATTAGAAGATGCTGTTATGTTATGTATATTCCCCCTAGGAGGATGATGAAGTCAATGAATTGATAAGAGAGATATTTGGTGATGAAGAATCATTGGAAGAGGAGCATGAGGAGGAGTATGAAGATGGAAATGAAATGTGGAATGAGACACGGTATAAACTATGTATCAATATACAAAAATAGAAGATATAATAACTTGGACTTAGCATTCATATGTACttgatatttgtttacatatataatatttattttgctaCAAT encodes:
- the LOC128172766 gene encoding uncharacterized protein LOC128172766, which gives rise to MPFIWTSYTRFRNFLQVFHLLEMEDQLVENMEIDEDTCNYSSKEDDEVNELIREIFGDEESLEEEHEEEYEDGNEMWNETRENYEDEYSLLRERRFVVGEGALVSLIKRTTCEQCGGPIDPSTVVKIPVGVKYKFLCCVRLHNTPY